One genomic window of Arachis hypogaea cultivar Tifrunner chromosome 8, arahy.Tifrunner.gnm2.J5K5, whole genome shotgun sequence includes the following:
- the LOC112706624 gene encoding IRK-interacting protein, with amino-acid sequence MMDATATTTTTMSTAQIFEDHKSKNNGKPEISREEIQTAIAKAVELRALHAALTQGSSPANARFPSPSPASHYSAHDYPVFTPSYEDDPLAGGYHHQNPTRSESWDENPLEGGNTTMENIAPDYKEKSCSRKGLPFGFSNLDSHTCSAEDSKSVTGSCANNITVLQSSPANDYFKSRRRNSLEDLRPVSSCNRCKPAIITSEFESTRNSRSSNIVVPLTDSHASFQTQPKSKGVMSWLFPRFKKKHSKNVMMSSPNRTESEEVSQVLKDMGIVSIETLKRELMEANESRDAALMEVSEMRTSLGELKQKLEYLENYCEELKNALKHGVARKESTQRGALHEGSNGEENLMPVNEEVMVEGFLQMVSESRLSVKQFCKQLICQVEETDQCLIHNLNLLLQPYRLSLNSKYSKAVLYHFESFINQSLYQDFENCVFQKNGCAKFLDPRQDRQAQFSSFVALRNLSWNEVLKKGTKYYSEEFSKFCDQKMSGIITLLNWTRPWPEQLLQAFFVAAKCIWLLHLLAFSFNPPLGILRVEENRSFDPQYMEDMVNDRQRSQGPNRVKIMVNPGFYVQDRILRCKVLCRHKSAP; translated from the exons ATGATGGATGCAActgctaccaccaccaccaccatgagCACTGCACAGATTTTTGAAGATCATAAGAGCAAGAACAATGGCAAGCCTGAAATAAGCAGAGAAGAAATCCAAACAGCCATAGCCAAAGCAGTGGAGCTAAGAGCACTACATGCTGCTTTGACACAAGGAAGTAGCCCTGCCAATGCTAGATTCCCATCACCTTCCCCTGCTTCTCACTACTCTGCTCATGATTACCCTGTTTTCACACCA AGCTATGAAGATGACCCTTTGGCAGGAGGGTATCATCATCAGAACCCAACAAGATCGGAAAGTTGGGATGAGAACCCCTTAGAAGGAGGAAACACCACCATGGAAAACATTGCTCCAGATTACAAAGAGAAATCATGTTCAAGAAAGGGATTACCTTTTGGTTTCTCCAACTTAGATTCTCACACATGTTCTGCTGAAGATAGCAAATCCGTGACCGGTTCTTGTGCAAACAACATCACAGTTCTTCAATCCTCACCTGCCAATGACTACTTTAAATCAAGAAGAAGGAACAGCTTGGAAGATTTGAGGCCGGTTTCGTCGTGCAATCGGTGCAAGCCTGCTATCATTACTAGTGAATTTGAGAGCACAAGGAACAGCAGAAGCTCCAACATTGTTGTTCCACTCACTGATTCTCATGCTTCTTTCCAAACACAGCCTAAAAGTAAAGGTGTTATGTCATGGCTATTTCCTCGGTTCAAGAAGAAGCATAGCAAGAATGTGATGATGAGTTCCCCAAACAGAACTGAATCTGAGGAAGTTTCTCAAGTTCTTAAGGACATGGGAATAGTTTCAATTGAGACACTCAAGAGGGAGTTAATGGAAGCAAATGAGAGTAGGGATGCAGCATTAATGGAAGTTTCTGAGATGAGAACTTCATTGGGGGAACTCAAGCAGAAGCTGGAATACTTGGAGAACTATTGTGAGGAGCTGAAGAATGCATTGAAGCATGGTGTGGCAAGAAAAGAGTCAACACAGAGAGGAGCTTTACATGAGGGGAGCAATGGAGAAGAGAATTTGATGCCTGTGAATGAAGAAGTCATGGTTGAGGGATTCCTACAGATGGTATCCGAATCGAGGCTATCAGTGAAGCAATTCTGCAAGCAACTTATCTGCCAAGTTGAAGAAACTGATCAATGTTTGATTCACAATTTGAACTTGCTTCTTCAACCATACAGGCTTTCACTCAATTCAAAGTACTCAAAAGCAGTATTGTATCATTTTGAATCCTTCATAAACCAATCTCTCTACCAAGACTTCGAGAATTGCGTGTTCCAGAAGAATGGCTGTGCCAAGTTCTTGGATCCTAGGCAGGATAGGCAGGCGCAATTCTCGTCTTTCGTGGCGCTGCGAAACTTGAGCTGGAATGAAGTGTTGAAGAAGGGTACAAAGTATTACAGTGAAGAATTTAGCAAGTTCTGTGATCAGAAAATGAGTGGTATAATCACATTACTGAATTGGACTAGACCTTGGCCTGAGCAACTTCTTCAAGCATTCTTTGTGGCAGCAAAATGCATATGGTTGCTGCATTTGTTGGCATTTTCTTTCAACCCTCCATTGGGAATCTTAAGGGTAGAAGAGAATAGGAGCTTTGATCCTCAATACATGGAAGATATGGTTAATGATAGGCAGAGATCACAGGGTCCAAATAGGGTTAAGATCATGGTGAATCCAGGATTTTATGTTCAGGATAGGATCTTAAGGTGTAAAGTTCTTTGCAGGCACAAGTCTGCACCTTAA
- the LOC112706626 gene encoding uncharacterized protein produces the protein MPSKQNTQKEVPISKRMKSMPNQKIGASEKEPENLKKRPTMGMDKFLETHGVHLEREDDDFEPSAENERSIQEKQQNLRKTNTKSSCQAMTLDTFLETNGIHVEGEEEHSGANANEVGDDDDDDFLDDEDYVGEYEDEVLHDTPKTRRTRGKTRCAKIHARSWEEREEVTFYEGQAVGPTPRRVKDLTYFIGTMGRNSDFITLMYTSWKAVPLKVKKRIWKYINSKFILPKEGKGWVMTGVREAWKGYKTRIKGKHFERYNNIEDMLKNRPLDIPEVQFQKLIAYWSIPSVKALSRLNSENRKKQQHQHRMGPISFARVRNEMREMNENKEDPSQVDVFVATRTGRKGKELDSGTQAVIDKLKSHQEAGDTSEKAFTAVFGKEQPGRVRCYGRTITKTSLQKEREIAKIKQQHAETISLMKTELHETKDRVQSLEDLVKLLLQQSSLGTNIDEALSLLRAKESTHDINSKQCSNGNDRPSSSTRDPK, from the exons ATGCCTTCTAAGCAAAACACTCAAAAAGAAGTCCCAATTTCTAAAAGAATGAAAAGTATGCCGAACCAGAAAATTGGAGCTAGTGAAAAAGAACCAGAAAATCTTAAAAAGCGTCCAACCATGGGTATGGATAAATTTTTGGAGACACATGGAGTTCATTTGGAAAGAGAAGATGACGATTTTGAACCAAGTGCTGAAAACGAAAGATCTATTCAAGAAAAGCAACAAAATCTTAGGAAGACAAATACAAAATCAAGTTGTCAAGCCATGACACTTGATACATTTTTGGAGACAAATGGGATTCATGTGGAAGGAGAGGAGGAACATAGTGGAGCAAATGCTAATGAAGttggagatgatgatgatgatgatttcttGGATGATGAGGACTATGttggtgaatatgaagatgaagtTCTTCATG ATACTCCAAAGACTAGAAGGACACGAGGAAAAACAAGGTGTGCTAAAATCCATGCAAGAAGTtgggaagaaagagaagaggtGACTTTTTATGAAGGACAAGCAGTGGGACCAACTCCAAGAAGAGTGAAGGATTTAACTTACTTTATTGGAACAATGGGAAGGAATAGCGATTTCATAACATTGATGTACACTAGTTGGAAAGCTGTGCCCCTCAAAGTCAAAAAGCGCATATGGAAATATATTAAT TCAAAGTTCATTCTTCCAAAAGAGGGGAAAGGGTGGGTGATGACTGGTGTTCGAGAAGCTTGGAAAGGTTAcaaaacaagaatcaagggaAAGCATTTTGAGAGATATAACAACATTGAAGATATGCTGAAAAATCGCCCTTTAGATATTCCAGAAGTTCAATTTCAAAAGTTAATTGCATATTGGAGTATTCCTTCTGTTAAG GCTCTATCTCGTTTAAATTCTGAAAATCGTAAAAAGCAACAACATCAACATCGAATGGGACCTATAAGTTTTGCAAGAGTGCGTAATGAAATg CGTGAAATGAATGAGAACAAAGAAGACCCATCACAGGTTGATGTGTTTGTTGCAACTCGAACTGGACGAAAAGGAAAAGAGCTTGATTCAGGAACACAAGCTGTTATT GATAAACTTAAGAGCCACCAAGAAGCTGGAGACACTTCCGAGAAAGCATTTACTGCAGTATTTGGCAAAGAACAACCAGGAAGAGTTCGATGTTATGGGAGGACAATCACAAAAACATCTCTGCAGAAAGAACGGGAGATTGCTAAAATTAAGCAACAACATGCAGAGACTATAAGTTTAATGAAAACTGAACTTCATGAGACAAAAGATAGAGTCCAAAGTTTGGAGGATCTTGTGAAGCTTCTCTTGCAACAGAGTTCTCTTGGCACAAATATTGATGAAGCACTATCTTTATTACGAGCCAAGGAATCAACACATGATATAAATAGTAAGCAATGTTCGAATGGCAACGATCGTCCTTCCTCATCAACTCGTGATCCAAAGTGA
- the LOC140172963 gene encoding uncharacterized protein: MSLPRHSQEFRDGVNRFLDYAYSVGNPQGEEILCPCAKCCNFLWGQRESIYSHLICFGFVKGYTRWVNHGESVIGMDVDTGDTGEIYSCDDIEGLLDERFRNVADVEGEKEGMNEDAKKFYNLVDEASKELYPGCKGFSTLSFTIRLYLLKCLHGWSNASFTSLLELLKEAIPNLNLPSSFNKAKAMVRDLGLDYKKIDACPNDCMLYWKEHENETCCHECGTSRWIEPAVVEGDISSKKAHNIPAKTLRHFPLIPRLQRLFMCSKTAKNMSWHQEERKKDGKLRHPADGQSWKDFDNRHSEFAKEPRNLRLGLASDGFNPFRTMNISHSTWPVILMTYNLPPWMCMKQEYFMLSLLIPGPKSPGNDIDVYLQPLIEELKELWELGVETYDAARNKTFQMHAALLWTISDFPAYAMLSGWNTKGKLACPSCNYGTCSSYLTHSRKMCYMGHRVFLPEEHPWRTNKRSFNGKEEHRKAPPLLEGMEVLSHLDSMENSFGKTKKKVNEGPWRKRSIFFYLPYWKYNTSRHNLDVMHIEKNIVDSILGTLLDISRKTKDHLNARYDLKEIGIRKNLHPKEIRGHRKVKFAKACFSMTKAEKSIFCDVLKKAKLPDGAASNISRCVNLAERKVSGYKTHDAHFMLHYLLQIPIKSILPDSVAIPLIRLGSFFHQLCQKVITLEEINQLEAEIVITLCQLERIFPPSFFDIMMHLPIHLANEVRLGGPVQFRWMYPPERYMCTLKSYVRNRSCPEGSIAEAYLVDECLTFCSRYLHDGVQTKLNRIPRNNDANDFEAEIPHSFPILFPKKGCPLGAKKGEIFSLDDKSRNQAHSYILLNCGKIEDYVREHEADQQGTSWVKAKNHSMNFPSWFKARAMRQNVPDWIKELSRGPNKIAKRYSGYFINGYRFHTRQREARRKTQNSGVTLVALTTSFASAKDPNPIRAKVSYYGRINDIIELDYFGNFKVVVFRCDWYETQEDGYGSSYVQFNKKCYQEEPFVLACQVHQCFYVQDPFDQNKHYVMKSIPRDLFSIGDEADVDPQAIYEKEPSDQSMGPSIPNDNGEIDLIRGDLHEVVIDASKGVLLSQEYNTESEDNSEDDIE; the protein is encoded by the exons ATGAGTTTACCAAGACATAGCCAAGAGTTTAGAGATGGCGTCAATAGATTCTTGGACTATGCTTACTCCGTTGGAAATCCTCAAGGAGAGGAAATTCTATGTCCTTGTGCAAAATGTTGCAACTTCCTTTGGGGTCAAAGAGAGTCTATTTATAGCCATTTAATATGCTTTGGATTTGTCAAGGGCTATACACGATGGGTTAATCATGGGGAAAGTGTAATTGGTATGGATGTCGATACTGGTGATACCGGTGAGATTTATTCATGCGATGACATTGAAGGCTTGCTAGACGAAAGGTTTAGGAATGTGGCAGATGTTGAGGGAGAAAAAGAAGGTATGAACGAAGATGCAAAGAAGTTCTATAATTTGGTTGACGAGGCTAGCAAGGAACTATATCCTGGTTGCAAGGGATTTTCTACTTTATCTTTCACCATCCGACTATACTTGTTGAAGTGTCTACATGGATGGAGCAATGCCTCGTTCACTTCCCTCCTGGAGTTGTTGAAAGAGGCTATTCCTAACTTGAATCTCCCTTCTTCTTTCAACAAAGCCAAGGCTATGGTGAGAGATTTAGGTCTTGATTATAAAAAGATTGATGCAtgcccaaatgactgcatgctatATTGGAAAGAGCACGAAAATGAAACATGTTGCCATGAATGTGGAACTTCTCGTTGGATTGAGCCTGCGGTAGTTGAAGGTGACATATCTTCAAAGAAAGCTCACAACATTCCTGCAAAGACATTACGGCACTTTCCCCTAATTCCCAGGCTTCAAAGGCTATTCATGTGCTCAAAGACCGCTAAGAATATGAGTTGGCATCAGGAAGAGCGTAAAAAGGATGGAAAGCTAAGGCATCCTGCCGATGGTCAATCATGGAAAGATTTTGATAACCGACATTCAGAATTCGCCAAGGAACCTCGTAACTTGAGACTTGGTTTGGCGAGCGATGGATTCAATCCGTTTCGAACCATGAATATATCTCATAGCACATGGCCGGTTATTTTAATGACTTATAACTTGCCACCATGGATGTGCATGAAACAAGAATACTTCATGCTTTCTCTGTTGATCCCGGGACCAAAATCGCCAGGAAATGATATTGACGTGTACCTGCAACCATTGATTGAGGAATTGAAGGAGTTATGGGAACTTGGGGTAGAAACATACGATGCCGCAAGAAATAAAACTTTTCAAATGCATGCAGCTCTCTTATGGACAATTAGTGATTTCCCTGCATATGCAATGTTATCCGGGTGGAATACAAAGGGGAAACTAGCTTGCCCTTCTTGTAACTATGGGACTTGTTCTAGTTATCTTACACATAGTCGGAAGATGTGTTATATGGGTCATCGTGTTTTTTTGCCCGAGGAACATCCATGGAGAACTAATAAAAGGTCATTTAATGGAAAAGAAGAACATCGAAAAGCTCCACCGTTGCTAGAGGGCATGGAAGTTTTAAGTCACTTAGATTCTATGGAGAATTCCtttgggaagacaaaaaaaaaggtgAATGAAGGCCCGTGGAGGAAAAGgtcaatctttttttatttacctTACTGGAAGTATAACACATCAAGACACAATCTTGATGTAATGCATATAGAAAAGAATATAGTTGACAGTATTCTTGGAACTCTCTTGGATATATCTAGAAAGACAAAAGACCACCTAAATGCTCGATATGACTTGAAAGAAATAGGCATTCGTAAGAATCTTCATCCAAAAGAAATAAGAGGTCATAGAAAAGTGAAGTTTGCAAAAGCATGTTTCTCCATGACTAAAGCtgagaaatcaattttttgtgaTGTCTTGAAGAAAGCAAAGCTACCTGATGGTGCTGCCTCAAATATTTCTCGATGTGTGAACCTTGCAGAAAGAAAAGTATCAGGTTACAAGACTCATGATGCCCATTTTATGCTGCATTATTTGCTGCAAATTCCCATCAAAAGTATACTTCCAGATTCGGTCGCAATCCCTTTAATTCGGCTTGGCTCTTTTTTTCATCAGTTATGTCAAAAGGTTATCACATTAGAAGAGATAAATCAATTGGAAGCAGAGATTGTGATAACACTATGCCAATTGGAGAGGATTTTTCCTCCTTCATTTTTTGACATAATGATGCATTTGCCTATTCATTTGGCTAATGAAGTGAGACTAGGCGGCCCAGTTCAATTTCGGTGGATGTATCCTCCCGAAAGATACATGTGTACTTTAAAGTCATATGTTCGAAATAGAAGTTGTCCTGAAGGATCTATTGCGGAGGCCTACTTGGTTGATGAGTGTTTAACTTTTTGCTCACGTTATTTACATGATGGTGTTCAAACAAAATTGAATAGAATACCCCGGAATAATGATGCTAATGACTTTGAAGCGGAAATTCCACATTCATTTCCAATTTTGTTTCCTAAGAAAGGCTGTCCATTGGGAGCAAAGAAGGGTGAGATTTTTTCTCTTGACGACAAGTCTCGAAACCAAGCCCATAGCTATATATTATTGAACTGTGGAAAAATTGAAGACTATGTTAG AGAGCATGAGGCTGATCAACAAGGAACAAGTTGGGTGAAAGCTAAGAACCATAGTATGAACTTTCCCTCATGGTTTAAAGCACGTGCCATGCGTCAGAATGTTCCAGATTGGATTAAGGAGCTTTCTAGAGGGCCCAACAAGATTGCAAAAAGATATTCGGGGTATTTTATCAATGGGTATAGATTTCATACTAGGCAACGTGAGGCAAGACGCAAGACGCAAAATAGTGGTGTAACTTTAGTTGCGTTGACTACGAGCTTTGCAAGTGCAAAGGATCCAAATCCAATTCGTGCAAAAGTTTCCTACTATGGCAGAATAAATGATATAATTGAGTTAGACTACTTTGGCAATTTTAAGGTTGTAGTGTTTAGATGTGACTGGTATGAGACTCAAGAGGATGGCTATGGCTCTTCGTATGTTCAATTCAACAAAAAATGCTATCAAGAAGAGCCTTTTGTGTTGGCATGTCAAGTACACCAATGCTTCTATGTGCAAGATCCATTTGATCAAAATAAACATTATGTTATGAAGTCAATTCCAAGGGATTTATTTAGCATAGGTGACGAAGCTGATGTTGATCCCCAAGCTATATATGAAAAAGAGCCATCTGACCAGTCAATGGGTCCTTCTATACCCAATGATAATGgtgaaattgatttgattaggGGTGACTTGCACGAAGTTGTTATAGATGCTTCAAAAGGAGTTCTTCTTTCACAAGAATACAACACAGAATCAGAAGATAATTCCGAAGACGACATTGAATGA